The following coding sequences lie in one Cucurbita pepo subsp. pepo cultivar mu-cu-16 chromosome LG13, ASM280686v2, whole genome shotgun sequence genomic window:
- the LOC111809378 gene encoding protein HGH1 homolog gives MATELEELIQFLSSPSPQLRKGAIDIVQGLTGSEDGLQSLAKYPSILLPSLARLLREQKDVAEPAAEALVNLSQNSDLAAKMIELGLIGAVMDLLYNVDSSIRHLLVMLLVNLTQLDAGIASLLQTGDDKMQGLYVMKIVRSFCRSESESSDDPFEHVASILVNISKKEAGRKLLLDPKRGLLKQIIRQYDSTSQLRKNGVFGTLRNCCFEAEGQLQNLLLIAEFLWPALLLPVAGNKVYKEEDTSKMPLELGTALSIEREQIDDPEIRVQALEAIYMIILQDAGRRAFWSINGPRILQVGYEDEQNPKVMEAYERVGSLLIHSGGDEESRD, from the exons TTGAGGAAAGGGgcaatagatattgttcaagGTTTAACTGGGTCTGAGGATGGGCTGCAGTCTCTTGCCAAGTATCCATCCATTCTGCTACCATCATTAGCTCGACTCTTGAGAGAACAAAAG GATGTTGCAGAACCTGCAGCTGAAGCTCTTGTTAATCTTTCACAAAATTCTGATCTAGCTGCAAAGATGATAGAATTGGGACTGATTGGAGCAGTTATGGATCTTTTGTATAATGTGGACTCCAGCATTAGACATTTGCTAGTAATGCTTCTGGTTAATTTAACACAGTTGGATGCTGGTATTGCTTCGTTACTGCAG ACTGGAGATGACAAGATGCAAGGTCTCTATGTTATGAAGATTGTCAGATCATTTTGTCGTTCGGAAAGCGAATCCAGTG ATGATCCCTTTGAGCATGTGGCTTCCATACTTGTAAACATATCAAAGAAGGAAGCTGGAAGGAAGCTTTTACTTGATCCGAAGCGGGGACTTTTGAAGCAGATAATTAGGCAGTATGATTCAACTAGTCAACTTCGGAAGAATGGA GTATTTGGAACTCTCAGAAATTGTTGCTTTGAAGCAGAAGGCCAGTTACAAAATTTACTCTTGATAGCGGAGTTCCTTTGGCCAGCTTTACTTCTCCCTGTTGCTGGGAACAAG GTTTACAAGGAGGAGGATACATCAAAAATGCCACTTGAGCTTGGTACTGCGCTTTCAATTGAGCGCGAGCAAATCGATGACCCTGAAATTCGAGTTCAAGCGTTGGAGGCTATATACATGATCATATTACAG GATGCTGGCCGTAGAGCATTCTGGTCTATCAACGGACCAAGAATACTGCAAGTGGGGTATGAAGACGAGCAAAACCCAAAAGTAATGGAAGCATATGAGAGAGTTGGCTCCCTG CTGATCCATAGCGGTGGCGACGAGGAATCACGCGACTAA
- the LOC111808031 gene encoding 40S ribosomal protein S27-2, with protein MVLQNDIDLLNPPAELEKRKHKLKRLVQSPNSFFMDVKCQGCFNITTVFSHSQTVVVCGNCQTVLCQPTGGRARLTEGCSFRRKGD; from the exons ATG GTTCTCCAAAACGATATTGATTTGCTGAATCCTCCTGCTGAGCTAGAGAAGAGGAAGCACAAGCTCAAGCGCCTTGTGCAATCACCCAACTCCTTCTTCAtg GACGTTAAGTGCCAGGGATGCTTCAACAT TACCACTGTCTTCAGCCACTCACAAACTGTTGTGGTATGCGGTAACTGCCAGACAGTCTTATGCCAGCCAACTGGTGGGCGCGCTAGACTCACCGAGGGATGTTCGTTCAGGAGAAAGGGTGATTGA
- the LOC111808731 gene encoding acetyl-coenzyme A synthetase, chloroplastic/glyoxysomal-like, whose product MISNGTIWSSRTLSFYKNVPLLNNMNSNFLFGNSLAKPFKALHKPRLEIASCESKRENELNHNQEKTDIAIDNIDVEEYLGEDEIVFPSQEFCQQAHIPTTQKYLDMYKKSIEEPSEFWSEIASSEFYWKKEWNRHQPFSHNLHISQGNINIQWFKGGITNICYNCIDRNVEDGLGDKIAMYWEGNEPAFDASLTYTHLLHQVSQVANFLKDIGVKKGDTVLIYLPMIMELPIAMLACARIGAVHSVVFAGFSCESLAQRINDCKPKALITCNAAKRGSKIIHLKDIVDAALIQSAKDGHSIDSCLVYENKSALDKESTPWKEGRDLWWQDVIPKYSKSCDVEWVDAEDPLFLLYTSGSVGKPKGVVHTTGGYMVYVGTTFKYVFDYKPSDIYWSTADCGWAAGHGYVTYGPLLNGATVVIYEGVPNYPNSGRCWEIVDKYKVSIFFTAPTLLRSLMRDGDKYVKRYSRKSLRVLGSAGEPINPAAWRWFYEVVGDSRCPISDTWWQTETGAAMITPIPGAWPLKPGSATFPFFGVQAVIVDEEGNEIEGEGEGYLCIKGSWPGALRTLYRDHDRYEATYFKPFPGYYFTGDGCTRDKDGYFWITGRVDDVLNVSGHRIGTAEVESALVSHPHCAEAAVIGIDHEVKGQSIWAFVTLVEGVPQSEELRESLIQTIRTQIGAFAAPDKIYWANELPKTRSGKIMRRVLRKIASKQLDEIGDTSTLVDPAVLYQLIALVHS is encoded by the exons atgatttcaAACGGTACAATATGGAGTTCTCGAACGTTGTCGTTTTACAAGAATGTTCCTCTTCTCAACAACATGaactcaaattttcttttcggaAATTCTCTGGCCAAGCCCTTTAAAGCTC TCCACAAACCTCGTTTGGAAATTGCATCGTGTGAATCGAAACGGGAAAATGAGTTGAATCATAATCAAGAAAAGACTGATATAGCCATCGATAATATCGACGTTGAG GAGTATCTGGGAGAAGATGAAATTGTCTTTCCATCTCAGGAATTTTGTCAACAAGCACATATTCCAACCACTCAAAAG TATTTGGATATGTACAAAAAATCGATTGAAGAACCTTCAGAATTTTGGTCTGAAATTGCATCATCTGAGTTCTATTGGAAAAAGGAATGGAATCGCCATCAACCCTTCTCTCACAATCTTCATATTTCCCAAGGCAATATTAATATACAG TGGTTCAAGGGTGGGATTACAAATATTTGCTATAATTGCATAGATAGAAACGTTGAAGATGGATTGGGAGACAAAATTGCAATGTATTGGGAAGGAAATGAGCCTGCTTTTGATGCTTCTTTAACCTACACCCACCTCCTTCACCAAGTTTCCcaa GTTGCTAATTTTTTGAAAGACATTGGAGTAAAAAAGGGAGACACTGTCCTGATTTACTTGCCAATGATTATGGAACTTCCCATTGCAATGCTAGCTTGTGCTCGCATAGGCGCGGTCCACTCG GTTGTATTTGCTGGATTTTCCTGTGAATCACTTGCTCAAAGAATAAATGATTGCAAACCCAAAGCTTTGATCACTTGTAATGCTGCAAAAAGAGGTTCCAAAATCATCCATCTTAAGGACATTGTCGATGCTGCCCTCATCCAATCAGCTAAAGATGGCCATTCTATTG ATTCGTGTTTGGTTTATGAAAACAAATCAGCTTTGGATAAAGAAAGCACTCCCtggaaagaaggaagagactTATGGTGGcag gatGTGATTCCTAAATATTCAAAGAGTTGTGACGTGGAATGGGTTGATGCTGAGGATCCACTATTTTTGCTTTACACAAGTGGGAGTGTTGGAAAGCCTAag GGAGTCGTTCATACAACAGGTGGATACATGGTGTACGTTGGTACTACTTTCAAATATGTTTTCGACTATAAACCTTCTGATATTTACTG gtCCACGGCTGACTGTGGTTGGGCTGCGGGGCACGGCTATGTGACGTACGGACCATTGCTTAATGGAGCCACTGTCGTTATTTATGAAGGG GTTCCAAATTATCCAAATTCAGGGAGGTGTTGGGAAATAGTGGATAAATATAAGGTCTCCATTTTCTTCACTGCTCCCACTTTGCTGCGTTCTCTCATGCGTGATGGGGACAAG TATGTTAAGCGTTACTCTCGAAAATCTCTACGGGTACTTGGAAGTGCAGGCGAGCCGATTAATCCAGCTGCATGGAG GTGGTTTTACGAGGTGGTGGGTGACTCACGGTGTCCTATTTCGGACACGTGGTGGCAAACTGAGACGGGTGCCGCTatg ATTACTCCAATTCCAGGGGCATGGCCACTGAAGCCTGGTTCTGCTACTTTCCCATTTTTTGGAGTTCAG GCTGTGATCGTGGAtgaagaagggaatgaaataGAAGGAGAAGGCGAAGGGTATTTATGTATAAAAGGGTCATGGCCAGGGGCATTAAGGACACTTTACCGAGATCATGATAGATATGAAGCCACATATTTCAAGCCATTTCCTGGATATTATTTCACTGGTGATGGTTGTACAAG AGATAAAGACGGATATTTTTGGATTACTGGAAGAGTCGATGATGTTCTCAACGTTAG TGGACATCGAATCGGGACAGCAGAAGTGGAATCCGCATTAGTTTCACACCCTCATTGTGCAGAAGCAGCAGTGATCGGCATCGATCACGAG gTTAAAGGCCAGAGCATTTGGGCATTTGTTACGCTCGTAGAGGGAGTTCCTCAAAGTGAAGAGCTCCGAGAAAGCCTAATACAAACTATTCGAACACAG ATCGGAGCATTTGCAGCACCTGATAAGATCTATTGGGCAAATGAGCTCCCAAAAACAAGGAGCGGAAAGATAATGAGAAGAGTTCTGAGAAAGATTGCCTCCAAGCAATTGGATGAGATTGGAGATACCTCAACGCTTGTAGACCCTGCTGTCTTATATCAACTTATTGCACTCGTCCATTCTTGA
- the LOC111808536 gene encoding uncharacterized protein LOC111808536 isoform X1, which yields MTGVQEIMPKKAKATMIETLMKNQPNTFRSIFQRKKSKNDEDSSPTDSPKSIPQLSPFANSVVARCSKILQISTEEMQQLFDSELPGVNKEPETYSRSLLEFCSYQTLYSMSKRPDYLSNKDFRRLAYDIMLAWECPGSESEPLPQETASCSNEEVEDKEEWSLFYSNSTNMAVQFDDKKTVGPEAFARIAPACTALADIITVHNLFDSLTSSSGRRLHYLVFDKYIRSLDKIIKATKNALHPSTGNLLLSEGEIVLEVDGTVPTQPVLQHIGISAWPGRLTLTSHALYFESLGVGLYDKAVRYDLEADTKQRIKPELTGPLGARLFDKAVMYKSTSVTEPVYLEFPEFKGSSRRDYWLDICLEILRAHKFIRKNNLNETQKSEVLARAVFGIFRIRAIREAFHVFSSHYRTVLTFNLAESLPGGDSILETLLSRLLMINIDGIQRDASGSPPAKQQRQSFPIFLLALSQLGFTLQKEIAYEGDAVLVGDIWAGETNPLEIVVRQSISDSGRAEAAQATVDQVKVEGIDTNLAVMKELLFPFLELVRHIQILASWEDTKKSTAFLLLFCYAIIRNWTRFIVPCILVFLAVLMLCRRQFGKSKPLEPFRITSPPNRNAVEQLLTLQEVITQVEALIQDGNIFLLKIRALLFAVLPQATDMVALLLVFAALVFAFLPFKYIVMLALVEAYTREMPYRKETSNKWIRRAREWWIRIPAAPVQLVKHDDNKKKKS from the exons ATGACTGGCGTCCAAGAGATAATGCCGAAGAAAGCGAAGGCTACAATGATCGAGACCTTGATGAAGAACCAACCAAACACTTTCAGATCCATCTTTCAGCGCAAGAAATCGAAGAATGATGAAGATTCATCCCCTACCGATTCTCCTAAATCCATCCCTCAACTCTCTCCCTTCGCAAATTCTGTTGTCGCTCGTTGCTCCAA GATTCTTCAAATTTCCACTGAAGAAATGCAACAACTTTTTGATTCAGAGTTACCTGGAGTTAATAAGGAACCCGAAACTTATTCTAGAAGTTTGTTGGAATTTTGCTCATACCAAACATTGTATTCAATGAGTAAACGTCCAGATTATTTAAGCAACAAGGATTTCCGTCGCTTGGCATATGACATCATGCTTGCTTGGGAGTGCCCTGGTAGTGAAAGCGAACCACTACCGCAA GAAACTGCTTCTTGCAGTAATGAGGAAGTAGAGGATAAGGAAGAGTGGTCACTATTTTATTCGAATTCTACAAACATGGCTGTTCAG TTTGATGACAAGAAAACTGTTGGACCAGAAGCTTTTGCACGGATAGCTCCTGCTTGCACTGCTCTTGCAGATATCATAACTGTTCACAATCTTTTTGATTCACTTACGAGTTCTTCAGGTCGTCGACTCCATTATCTTGTCTTCGACAAATATATAAGAAGTCTTGACAA GATTATTAAGGCAACTAAAAATGCATTGCACCCATCAACTGgaaatcttcttctttctgaAGGAGAAATTGTCCTTGAAGTTGATGGTACAGTACCCACTCAACCAGTTCTTCAGCATATTGGCATTTCTGCATGGCCTG GGAGGTTGACATTGACCAGTCATGCCTTGTACTTTGAGTCATTGGGTGTTGGTTTATATGACAAAGCTGTTAGATATGATCTGGAAGCAGATACAAAGCAGAGAATAAAACCTGAACTTACAGGACCTTTGGGTGCTCGTCTCTTTGATAAAGCTGTTATGTACAAGTCAACATCTGT GACAGAACCTGTTTATTTAGAGTTTCCTGAATTCAAAGGCAGTTCTCGGCGGGATTATTGGCTGGATATCTGTCTTGAGATCCTGCGAGCACATAAGTTTATCAGGAAAAACAATCTTAATGAAACTCAGAAATCCGAAGTCCTTGCAAGGGCAGTTTTTGGCATTTTCAGAATTCGCGCAATTAGAGAAgcttttcatgttttttcatCACATTACAGAACTGTACTCACTTTTAATCTGGCAGAAAGCCTTCCTGGGGGAGATTCAATTTTAGAAACTCTCTTGAGTCGATTGCTGATGATAAATATAGATGGTATTCAGCGTGATGCTTCTGGGAGCCCACCTGCAAAGCAGCAACGACAATCgtttccaatttttcttctgGCACTAAGTCAACTTGGATTCACCTTACAGAAAGAGATAGCTTATGAAGGCGACGCAGTTTTAGTTGGAGATATTTGGGCGGGTGAGACAAATCCCTTGGAAATTGTTGTGAGACAATCAATATCAGATTCAGGCAGGGCTGAGGCTGCACAAGCTACTGTTGACCAAGTGAAAGTGGAGGGTATTGATACAAATCTTGCAGTAATGAAG GAACTGTTGTTTCCATTTCTCGAATTGGTTAGACATATTCAGATTTTGGCCTCATGGGAAGACACTAAGAAATCAACAGCTTTTCTACTGTTGTTCTGCTATGCTATTATAAG GAATTGGACAAGGTTTATTGTGCCTTGCATTCTAGTATTTCTTGCGGTTCTTATGCTTTGTCGCAGGCAGTTTGGCAAAAGCAAGCCACTAGAACCTTTCAGGATCACATCACCCCCCAATCGAAATGCTGTAGAACAGCTGCTGACCTTGCAAGAAGTCATCACTCAAGTTGAAGCTTTGATTCAAGATGggaatatttttctcctaAAAATAAGAGCCCTCTTATTTGCCGTACTTCCGCAG GCGACAGACATGGTTGCGCTACTGCTCGTTTTTGCAGCTTTAGTTTTTGCATTTCTTCCATTTAAGTACATAGTTATGTTAGCATTAGTCGAGGCGTATACGAGGGAAATGCCATACAGGAAGGAAACCAGTAACAAATGGATTAGGCGAGCAAGAGAATGGTGGATTAGAATACCAGCAGCTCCTGTTCAGCTTGTTAAACATGATgataacaagaaaaagaaatcataa
- the LOC111808536 gene encoding uncharacterized protein LOC111808536 isoform X2, which yields MTGVQEIMPKKAKATMIETLMKNQPNTFRSIFQRKKSKNDEDSSPTDSPKSIPQLSPFANSVVARCSKILQISTEEMQQLFDSELPGVNKEPETYSRSLLEFCSYQTLYSMSKRPDYLSNKDFRRLAYDIMLAWECPGSESEPLPQFDDKKTVGPEAFARIAPACTALADIITVHNLFDSLTSSSGRRLHYLVFDKYIRSLDKIIKATKNALHPSTGNLLLSEGEIVLEVDGTVPTQPVLQHIGISAWPGRLTLTSHALYFESLGVGLYDKAVRYDLEADTKQRIKPELTGPLGARLFDKAVMYKSTSVTEPVYLEFPEFKGSSRRDYWLDICLEILRAHKFIRKNNLNETQKSEVLARAVFGIFRIRAIREAFHVFSSHYRTVLTFNLAESLPGGDSILETLLSRLLMINIDGIQRDASGSPPAKQQRQSFPIFLLALSQLGFTLQKEIAYEGDAVLVGDIWAGETNPLEIVVRQSISDSGRAEAAQATVDQVKVEGIDTNLAVMKELLFPFLELVRHIQILASWEDTKKSTAFLLLFCYAIIRNWTRFIVPCILVFLAVLMLCRRQFGKSKPLEPFRITSPPNRNAVEQLLTLQEVITQVEALIQDGNIFLLKIRALLFAVLPQATDMVALLLVFAALVFAFLPFKYIVMLALVEAYTREMPYRKETSNKWIRRAREWWIRIPAAPVQLVKHDDNKKKKS from the exons ATGACTGGCGTCCAAGAGATAATGCCGAAGAAAGCGAAGGCTACAATGATCGAGACCTTGATGAAGAACCAACCAAACACTTTCAGATCCATCTTTCAGCGCAAGAAATCGAAGAATGATGAAGATTCATCCCCTACCGATTCTCCTAAATCCATCCCTCAACTCTCTCCCTTCGCAAATTCTGTTGTCGCTCGTTGCTCCAA GATTCTTCAAATTTCCACTGAAGAAATGCAACAACTTTTTGATTCAGAGTTACCTGGAGTTAATAAGGAACCCGAAACTTATTCTAGAAGTTTGTTGGAATTTTGCTCATACCAAACATTGTATTCAATGAGTAAACGTCCAGATTATTTAAGCAACAAGGATTTCCGTCGCTTGGCATATGACATCATGCTTGCTTGGGAGTGCCCTGGTAGTGAAAGCGAACCACTACCGCAA TTTGATGACAAGAAAACTGTTGGACCAGAAGCTTTTGCACGGATAGCTCCTGCTTGCACTGCTCTTGCAGATATCATAACTGTTCACAATCTTTTTGATTCACTTACGAGTTCTTCAGGTCGTCGACTCCATTATCTTGTCTTCGACAAATATATAAGAAGTCTTGACAA GATTATTAAGGCAACTAAAAATGCATTGCACCCATCAACTGgaaatcttcttctttctgaAGGAGAAATTGTCCTTGAAGTTGATGGTACAGTACCCACTCAACCAGTTCTTCAGCATATTGGCATTTCTGCATGGCCTG GGAGGTTGACATTGACCAGTCATGCCTTGTACTTTGAGTCATTGGGTGTTGGTTTATATGACAAAGCTGTTAGATATGATCTGGAAGCAGATACAAAGCAGAGAATAAAACCTGAACTTACAGGACCTTTGGGTGCTCGTCTCTTTGATAAAGCTGTTATGTACAAGTCAACATCTGT GACAGAACCTGTTTATTTAGAGTTTCCTGAATTCAAAGGCAGTTCTCGGCGGGATTATTGGCTGGATATCTGTCTTGAGATCCTGCGAGCACATAAGTTTATCAGGAAAAACAATCTTAATGAAACTCAGAAATCCGAAGTCCTTGCAAGGGCAGTTTTTGGCATTTTCAGAATTCGCGCAATTAGAGAAgcttttcatgttttttcatCACATTACAGAACTGTACTCACTTTTAATCTGGCAGAAAGCCTTCCTGGGGGAGATTCAATTTTAGAAACTCTCTTGAGTCGATTGCTGATGATAAATATAGATGGTATTCAGCGTGATGCTTCTGGGAGCCCACCTGCAAAGCAGCAACGACAATCgtttccaatttttcttctgGCACTAAGTCAACTTGGATTCACCTTACAGAAAGAGATAGCTTATGAAGGCGACGCAGTTTTAGTTGGAGATATTTGGGCGGGTGAGACAAATCCCTTGGAAATTGTTGTGAGACAATCAATATCAGATTCAGGCAGGGCTGAGGCTGCACAAGCTACTGTTGACCAAGTGAAAGTGGAGGGTATTGATACAAATCTTGCAGTAATGAAG GAACTGTTGTTTCCATTTCTCGAATTGGTTAGACATATTCAGATTTTGGCCTCATGGGAAGACACTAAGAAATCAACAGCTTTTCTACTGTTGTTCTGCTATGCTATTATAAG GAATTGGACAAGGTTTATTGTGCCTTGCATTCTAGTATTTCTTGCGGTTCTTATGCTTTGTCGCAGGCAGTTTGGCAAAAGCAAGCCACTAGAACCTTTCAGGATCACATCACCCCCCAATCGAAATGCTGTAGAACAGCTGCTGACCTTGCAAGAAGTCATCACTCAAGTTGAAGCTTTGATTCAAGATGggaatatttttctcctaAAAATAAGAGCCCTCTTATTTGCCGTACTTCCGCAG GCGACAGACATGGTTGCGCTACTGCTCGTTTTTGCAGCTTTAGTTTTTGCATTTCTTCCATTTAAGTACATAGTTATGTTAGCATTAGTCGAGGCGTATACGAGGGAAATGCCATACAGGAAGGAAACCAGTAACAAATGGATTAGGCGAGCAAGAGAATGGTGGATTAGAATACCAGCAGCTCCTGTTCAGCTTGTTAAACATGATgataacaagaaaaagaaatcataa
- the LOC111808537 gene encoding high mobility group B protein 7-like, with translation MAGGGSSKSRKRVEATPAAAATTGPSLVRAKDGSAFARCDECGKSVPAALISMHSCSLDAKIRTNLEAQTVEKQTQAKKPAEKKRSAPSEPKAKKSRTEKRGKKDKDPNAPKRPPTAFFVFMDDFRKSYKEAHPDSKGVKEVAKEGGEKWKSMTDEEKKPYQDKAAELKAEYEKALEESRNAENEEDEKETEEVAEKEVEEVTDEE, from the exons ATGGCCGGTGGAGGATCATCGAAGTCGAGAAAGAGAGTGGAGGCTACTCCGGCCGCTGCCGCCACTACTGGCCCTTCGCTTGTGAGAGCCAAAGATGGCAGTGCTTTTGCTCGATG TGACGAGTGCGGCAAAAGTGTTCCGGCAGCACTAATCAGCATGCACAGCTGCAGCCTCGACGCCAAAATTAGAACGaatttag AGGCTCAGACTGTCGAGAAGCAAACTCAAGCCAAAAAGCCAGCAGAAAA GAAAAGATCAGCACCATCAGAACCAAAGGCTAAGAAATCCCGAACggagaagagagggaagaAAGACAAAGATCCAAATGCCCCCAAACGCCCTCCTACAGCTTTCTTCGTTTTCAT GGATGACTTCAGAAAATCATACAAAGAAGCGCATCCTGATTCCAAAGGCGTGAAAGAG GTTGCAAAGGAAGGTGGTGAGAAATGGAAGTCAATGACCGATGAA GAGAAGAAGCCATACCAAGATAAAGCTGCTGAGCTGAAAGCGGAGTATGAAAAGGCCTTAGAAGAAAGTCGAAATGCTGAGAATGAAGAA GATGAAAAGGAAACAGAAGAGGTTGCAGAGAAGGAGGTAGAAGAAGTAACAGATGAAGAGTAG